The following are encoded together in the Cicer arietinum cultivar CDC Frontier isolate Library 1 chromosome 2, Cicar.CDCFrontier_v2.0, whole genome shotgun sequence genome:
- the LOC101498007 gene encoding sulfate transporter 1.3 isoform X2, translating into MSSMSHPADENIETKEMDSRSLTSSQSQEPYVHKVGVPPKQNLFKEFQYTVKETFFSDDPLRPFKDQTKSRKFVLGIEAIFPILSWGRTYNLKKFRGDLIAGLTIASLCIPQDIGYSKLANLSPQYGLYSSFVPPLIYALMGSSRDIAIGPVAVVSLLLGTLLQNEIDPNTNPTEYRRLAFTATFFAGITQATLGVFRLGFLIDFLSHAAIVGFMGGAAITIALQQLKGFLGIEKFTRKTDIISVMSSVFSSAHHGWNWQTILIGSTFLAFLLFAKYIGKKSQKLFWVPAIAPLISVVLSTLFVYITRADKHGVAIVKHIEKGINPSSVKEIYFTGNYLGKGVRIGIVAGMIALTEAIAIGRTFASMKDYQLDGNKEMVALGAMNVVGSMTSCYVATGSFSRSAVNFMAGCETAVSNIVMSVVVLLTLQFITPLFKYTPNAILASIIICAVINLVDYKAAILIWKIDKFDFVACMGAFFGVVFASVEIGLLIAVSISFAKILLQVTRPRTAILGKIPRTTVYRNIQQYPEATRVPGVLIIRVDSAIYFSNSNYVKERILRWLMDEEERVNRDYQTRIQFLIVEMSPVTDIDTSGIHALEELFRSLQKREVQVINQTCSGESWSTSDRQTPHIKLCKLSW; encoded by the exons ATGTCCTCAATGAGTCATCCAGCGgatgaaaatattgaaacaaaagAGATGGATAGCAGAAGTTTGACATCTTCACAGAGCCAGGAACCATACGTGCACAAGGTTGGAGTCCCTCCAAAACAAAACCTCTTCAAGGAATTCCAATACACTGTAAAAGAAACATTCTTTTCGGACGATCCTCTACGTCCCTTCAAGGATCAGACGAAGTCCCGGAAGTTCGTTCTGGGAATAGAAGCCATATTCCCCATACTTAGTTGGGGAAGAACTTACAACCTCAAAAAATTTAGAGGAGATCTTATAGCCGGTCTAACTATTGCAAGTCTCTGCATTCCTCAG GATATTGGATACTCAAAGCTTGCAAATTTGTCTCCACAGTATGGACTGT ACTCCAGTTTTGTTCCACCACTGATTTATGCTCTCATGGGTAGTTCCCGTGATATCGCAATAGGACCGGTGGCAGTGGTTTCTCTCTTATTGGGGACTTTACTTCAGAACGAGATTGATCCCAATACAAATCCAACTGAGTATAGACGACTTGCTTTTACTGCGACGTTTTTCGCTGGGATTACACAGGCAACTCTTGGAGTTTTTAG GTTAGGATTTTTGATTGATTTCCTATCTCATGCTGCAATAGTTGGTTTCATGGGAGGAGCTGCCATCACAATTGCCCTACAACAACTTAAGGGTTTCCTTGGGATTGAAAAGTTCACAAGGAAAACTGATATAATCTCTGTGATGAGTTCAGTATTCTCATCAGCCCATCATGGT TGGAACTGGCAAACTATATTAATTGGATCTACCTTTCTTGCTTTTCTTCTGTTTGCCAAGTATATT GGAAAGAAGAGCCAGAAACTCTTCTGGGTGCCAGCAATTGCCCCATTGATATCTGTTGTGCTCTCCACTCTTTTTGTATACATAACCCGTGCAGACAAGCATGGTGTCGCAATT GTAAAACACATAGAGAAAGGGATAAATCCTTCGTCCGTGAAGGAAATTTATTTTACCGGCAATTACCTTGGGAAAGGTGTTAGAATTGGCATTGTGGCTGGCATGATAGCTTTGACT GAAGCCATAGCAATTGGAAGAACATTTGCTTCGATGAAGGACTATCAACTGGATGGAAACAAAGAAATGGTGGCATTAGGAGCTATGAATGTTGTTGGTTCAATGACATCTTGTTATGTAGCAACTG GTTCTTTCTCTCGGTCAGCAGTAAATTTCATGGCCGGCTGCGAAACTGCGGTCTCTAATATTGTCATGTCTGTTGTTGTGCTCTTAACCCTGCAATTCATTACACCACTTTTCAAATACACTCCAAATGCCATTCTTGCATCAATCATCATTTGTGCTGTCATCAACCTTGTAGACTACAAGGCAgcaattttgatttggaaaatcgataaatttgattttgttgcTTGCATGGGAGCATTTTTTGGGGTCGTTTTTGCATCAGTCGAGATAGGACTTTTGATTGCG GTCTCAATATCCTTTGCAAAAATCCTATTGCAAGTCACGAGGCCCCGAACTGCGATTCTTGGGAAGATCCCTAGGACAACTGTCTATAGAAACATCCAGCAATATCCAGAGGCCACAAGGGTTCCTGGTGTACTGATAATAAGAGTTGATTCTGCAATATATTTTTCCAACTCCAATTATGTTAAAGAAAG GATATTAAGATGGCTGATGGATGAGGAAGAACGAGTGAATAGAGACTACCAAACAAGAATCCAATTTTTGATAGTTGAGATGTCAC CCGTTACTGACATTGATACCAGTGGTATCCATGCCTTGGAAGAGTTATTTAGAAGTCTTCAAAAGAGAGAAGTTCAGGTGATTAATCaaa CTTGTTCTGGCGAATCCTGGTCCACTAGTGATAGACAAACTCCACACATCAAACTTTGCAAACTTTCTTGGTGA
- the LOC101498007 gene encoding sulfate transporter 1.3 isoform X1, which translates to MSSMSHPADENIETKEMDSRSLTSSQSQEPYVHKVGVPPKQNLFKEFQYTVKETFFSDDPLRPFKDQTKSRKFVLGIEAIFPILSWGRTYNLKKFRGDLIAGLTIASLCIPQDIGYSKLANLSPQYGLYSSFVPPLIYALMGSSRDIAIGPVAVVSLLLGTLLQNEIDPNTNPTEYRRLAFTATFFAGITQATLGVFRLGFLIDFLSHAAIVGFMGGAAITIALQQLKGFLGIEKFTRKTDIISVMSSVFSSAHHGWNWQTILIGSTFLAFLLFAKYIGKKSQKLFWVPAIAPLISVVLSTLFVYITRADKHGVAIVKHIEKGINPSSVKEIYFTGNYLGKGVRIGIVAGMIALTEAIAIGRTFASMKDYQLDGNKEMVALGAMNVVGSMTSCYVATGSFSRSAVNFMAGCETAVSNIVMSVVVLLTLQFITPLFKYTPNAILASIIICAVINLVDYKAAILIWKIDKFDFVACMGAFFGVVFASVEIGLLIAVSISFAKILLQVTRPRTAILGKIPRTTVYRNIQQYPEATRVPGVLIIRVDSAIYFSNSNYVKERILRWLMDEEERVNRDYQTRIQFLIVEMSPVTDIDTSGIHALEELFRSLQKREVQLVLANPGPLVIDKLHTSNFANFLGEDKIFLTVAEAVSYCSPKLAEEP; encoded by the exons ATGTCCTCAATGAGTCATCCAGCGgatgaaaatattgaaacaaaagAGATGGATAGCAGAAGTTTGACATCTTCACAGAGCCAGGAACCATACGTGCACAAGGTTGGAGTCCCTCCAAAACAAAACCTCTTCAAGGAATTCCAATACACTGTAAAAGAAACATTCTTTTCGGACGATCCTCTACGTCCCTTCAAGGATCAGACGAAGTCCCGGAAGTTCGTTCTGGGAATAGAAGCCATATTCCCCATACTTAGTTGGGGAAGAACTTACAACCTCAAAAAATTTAGAGGAGATCTTATAGCCGGTCTAACTATTGCAAGTCTCTGCATTCCTCAG GATATTGGATACTCAAAGCTTGCAAATTTGTCTCCACAGTATGGACTGT ACTCCAGTTTTGTTCCACCACTGATTTATGCTCTCATGGGTAGTTCCCGTGATATCGCAATAGGACCGGTGGCAGTGGTTTCTCTCTTATTGGGGACTTTACTTCAGAACGAGATTGATCCCAATACAAATCCAACTGAGTATAGACGACTTGCTTTTACTGCGACGTTTTTCGCTGGGATTACACAGGCAACTCTTGGAGTTTTTAG GTTAGGATTTTTGATTGATTTCCTATCTCATGCTGCAATAGTTGGTTTCATGGGAGGAGCTGCCATCACAATTGCCCTACAACAACTTAAGGGTTTCCTTGGGATTGAAAAGTTCACAAGGAAAACTGATATAATCTCTGTGATGAGTTCAGTATTCTCATCAGCCCATCATGGT TGGAACTGGCAAACTATATTAATTGGATCTACCTTTCTTGCTTTTCTTCTGTTTGCCAAGTATATT GGAAAGAAGAGCCAGAAACTCTTCTGGGTGCCAGCAATTGCCCCATTGATATCTGTTGTGCTCTCCACTCTTTTTGTATACATAACCCGTGCAGACAAGCATGGTGTCGCAATT GTAAAACACATAGAGAAAGGGATAAATCCTTCGTCCGTGAAGGAAATTTATTTTACCGGCAATTACCTTGGGAAAGGTGTTAGAATTGGCATTGTGGCTGGCATGATAGCTTTGACT GAAGCCATAGCAATTGGAAGAACATTTGCTTCGATGAAGGACTATCAACTGGATGGAAACAAAGAAATGGTGGCATTAGGAGCTATGAATGTTGTTGGTTCAATGACATCTTGTTATGTAGCAACTG GTTCTTTCTCTCGGTCAGCAGTAAATTTCATGGCCGGCTGCGAAACTGCGGTCTCTAATATTGTCATGTCTGTTGTTGTGCTCTTAACCCTGCAATTCATTACACCACTTTTCAAATACACTCCAAATGCCATTCTTGCATCAATCATCATTTGTGCTGTCATCAACCTTGTAGACTACAAGGCAgcaattttgatttggaaaatcgataaatttgattttgttgcTTGCATGGGAGCATTTTTTGGGGTCGTTTTTGCATCAGTCGAGATAGGACTTTTGATTGCG GTCTCAATATCCTTTGCAAAAATCCTATTGCAAGTCACGAGGCCCCGAACTGCGATTCTTGGGAAGATCCCTAGGACAACTGTCTATAGAAACATCCAGCAATATCCAGAGGCCACAAGGGTTCCTGGTGTACTGATAATAAGAGTTGATTCTGCAATATATTTTTCCAACTCCAATTATGTTAAAGAAAG GATATTAAGATGGCTGATGGATGAGGAAGAACGAGTGAATAGAGACTACCAAACAAGAATCCAATTTTTGATAGTTGAGATGTCAC CCGTTACTGACATTGATACCAGTGGTATCCATGCCTTGGAAGAGTTATTTAGAAGTCTTCAAAAGAGAGAAGTTCAG CTTGTTCTGGCGAATCCTGGTCCACTAGTGATAGACAAACTCCACACATCAAACTTTGCAAACTTTCTTGGTGAGGACAAGATCTTCCTCACTGTTGCAGAGGCTGTTTCATACTGTTCTCCAAAGCTGGCTGAGGAACCTTGa